In one Lujinxingia vulgaris genomic region, the following are encoded:
- the thiO gene encoding glycine oxidase ThiO produces MSSNQHAIVIGGGVAGLGAAWRLVQEGWEVDVFDRHTPGFGASTRAAGMLAPAAEAHFEEELQLGLGQASLALYPDFVRELQEESGVDVDYRSRGTLVVGIDRDDAEALAHMHRYHRKLELPVEQLTGDQAREIEPGLSPTITMGLFCPSDHQVHPQRLMEALAGAFKARDGRLHTHTGVRAVRLDDAGGRVRGVTLDDGSHIDAANVLVANGAWARKLEGIPRGILPHIRAVRGQVLVVGLGDPPLCQHVIRAPDAYLVPRTGDQAGGELVIGATSEERGFDNRLTAGGVFELLRGAWETLPGIYDAPILDQWVGFRPVSLANLPALGPTSIEGLFTSLGHGRNGILLAPLSADALSAMMRGEDPHPAVRQLLRRG; encoded by the coding sequence ATGAGCTCCAATCAACACGCAATCGTCATCGGTGGAGGGGTTGCCGGGCTGGGTGCGGCCTGGCGTCTGGTGCAGGAGGGCTGGGAGGTCGATGTCTTCGACCGCCACACCCCGGGCTTTGGTGCGTCGACGCGCGCAGCCGGCATGCTGGCGCCGGCGGCTGAGGCTCATTTCGAAGAAGAGCTGCAGCTGGGCCTGGGTCAGGCAAGCCTTGCGCTCTACCCGGACTTTGTGCGGGAGCTTCAGGAGGAGAGCGGCGTTGATGTCGATTACCGCAGCCGCGGCACCCTGGTGGTGGGCATTGACCGCGACGACGCCGAAGCCCTGGCCCATATGCACCGCTACCACCGCAAACTGGAGCTGCCCGTAGAACAGCTCACAGGCGATCAGGCGCGCGAGATCGAGCCGGGCCTCTCCCCCACCATCACCATGGGGCTCTTTTGCCCCTCCGATCACCAGGTGCATCCTCAGCGGCTGATGGAGGCCCTGGCCGGGGCATTTAAGGCCCGCGACGGCCGTCTGCACACCCACACCGGGGTTCGCGCAGTCCGCCTCGACGACGCGGGCGGGCGGGTGCGCGGCGTGACCCTCGACGATGGCAGCCACATCGACGCTGCCAACGTGCTCGTGGCCAACGGCGCCTGGGCCCGCAAACTCGAGGGCATCCCCCGCGGCATCCTCCCCCACATCCGGGCGGTCCGCGGCCAGGTCTTGGTGGTGGGGCTCGGAGACCCACCTCTGTGCCAACATGTCATCCGCGCCCCCGACGCCTACCTCGTCCCGCGCACAGGCGATCAGGCCGGCGGCGAGCTTGTGATCGGGGCGACGAGCGAGGAGCGGGGCTTTGATAACCGGCTGACCGCCGGCGGCGTCTTCGAACTTCTGCGCGGCGCCTGGGAGACCCTCCCGGGCATCTACGATGCCCCCATCCTCGACCAGTGGGTGGGCTTTCGGCCCGTCTCCCTGGCCAACCTCCCGGCGCTCGGTCCCACCTCCATCGAGGGCCTCTTCACCTCGCTGGGCCACGGCCGAAACGGCATTCTGCTGGCCCCTTTGAGCGCCGATGCGCTCAGCGCGATGATGCGCGGTGAAGATCCGCACCCGGCGGTGCGTCAACTTCTACGGCGCGGGTAA
- a CDS encoding A24 family peptidase yields the protein MQPFTELPLWSQLLVMVPLVVICLISAVTDFRERKVYNTFTYPGVIIGLVAHTLAFGWSGLGSGLLAALTVLVVGILILPFRWLGGGDIKLLAMIGAFVGFSGLYVVFFYATLVGLAMGIILSVANGYITELIKRLWLVMRAMFFSITSRTNLGVKMETDERAYLPFAIPIFFGVLLALTDAYAGWPLWLDGLRLWMSDSLL from the coding sequence ATGCAACCCTTTACCGAACTTCCCCTCTGGTCCCAGCTCCTGGTGATGGTGCCGCTGGTGGTCATCTGCCTGATCTCGGCGGTCACCGACTTTCGTGAGCGCAAGGTTTACAACACCTTCACCTACCCGGGCGTGATCATCGGGCTTGTGGCCCACACTCTGGCCTTTGGCTGGTCGGGGCTGGGCTCGGGGCTGCTGGCGGCGCTGACGGTGCTGGTGGTGGGGATTCTGATCTTGCCCTTTCGCTGGCTGGGCGGCGGCGACATCAAGCTGTTGGCGATGATCGGGGCCTTTGTGGGCTTCTCCGGGCTCTACGTGGTCTTTTTCTACGCCACCCTTGTGGGGCTTGCGATGGGCATTATCCTCTCGGTCGCCAACGGCTACATCACCGAGCTCATCAAACGTCTGTGGCTGGTGATGCGGGCGATGTTCTTCAGCATCACCTCGCGCACCAACCTGGGCGTGAAGATGGAGACCGATGAGCGCGCCTACCTGCCCTTTGCCATCCCGATCTTCTTCGGGGTGCTCCTGGCGCTGACCGACGCGTACGCCGGCTGGCCGCTGTGGCTCGACGGACTTCGACTGTGGATGAGTGACTCGCTTCTATGA